GCGTGCAACAGTTCGGCGAATCGTTGCGATGCGAGAGAACGACGGTCTTGGACCGAAGGCAATTGCAACGAAGCTGAACCAATCGAGAGTGAAAGCGCCACAAGGGGATACGTGGCATTACTCGACTGTTCGTAACGTTCTAGCCCGTGAAGGTGTCCTGTGATGACAGCTCTACGGCACGACACCAAAAGGACGGCCTGAATCATGGCTTATGTACGCACGTTGAAGAACGGTAAGTATCAGGTGTGCTGGCGTGAGAATGCACGCGATGACTACGGCGCACCGATCAAGGGCAAGTTCGTTCAACGAACCGAAACGGTTGATACCGAAAAGGCCGCTGAACGTCGCAAGGTGGCTATAGAAGTTGAGATTGAATCAGGCGGTCACCCGTCGGCATCGGCAGACCGTGCCAGCCAGCCACTAGCCCACTACGCACGCATGTATTTCGATGCTCTGGTGGGCCGTATCGATCAATCCACCCTTGACGGTTATCGAGAGCTGTACCGAGTTCACATCAAGCCGACGTTCGGTAATCGTCCGGTGTGTTCGATCCTGCCTAGCGACGTGGACACCTGGACGTCGGGATTGATGGCAGGCCGTTCCGATTCGACCGTTAAACAAGCACTTGGCGTATTGCGCCGAATCATGCGTAAAGCTGTGTTGGATAAGGCCATTGACGCTAACCCGACTACAGAGGTCAAAATCAGCACGTCCACCAAGCAACGCGCTGATCGGCAACCGTTCAAACATTGCCCGTTGAATGCTGGTCAGATTGCAGCCGTTGCCGATTACATCAGCGCCGAACAGCGGAACCCGGTTTTTGGTCTTGCTGTGACGTTCGCAGGTTTCAGCGGCCTACGCGCTGCCGAGCTGCAAGGTCTCGAAATAGCCGATTTGGACCTGAACCCGGTCAATCCGTCCGTGAGCGTGAGCCGAACGAAGACACGGCGCAAGACGAAAGATTGCCAATGGATCACGTCCACACCAAAGTCTGAGAAGTCGATTCGTACTGTGCCTTTGGATGGCTGGCTAGCTGCCGATTTGCGGGAGTACCTAACCAACGTTCACCCGAACGCCGGTGATCCAACAGCCGTGCTGTTTCCGGGCCGTCTGAATCGTCACACCGCAAGCACTCTCAAGCGCAAGTTCTCTGACCCGTTGGACATGCTGGATTGGGATAACCCGATTGTCTGCGATTTCGTCTATGAGACGAACTTCAATAAGGCTCTATCCAAGCTCGCTGAAACCGGTGTGCTGCCATCCGATCTGACCCGCGCACGCTGGCACGATCTAAGGCACAGCTTTGCGGTGATGAGTCTGTCCGGTGGAGAGCACTACATGCAGGTATCCAAATGGTTGGGTCACGCGACATTCACGCTCACCTTGGACACGTACGGCGATTACATCTCTTCGGTTGAGGGCGGCAAAGCAGCACCGTTGGCGCGTCCGGTGGCTGTTACCGCTGCCAAGACGAACGTTGTTCCGATTGGCCGTAAAGCGAACTAGGGCAATCGAGAGCCAGCGAATGAACCGACGAACATTCATCGCGCATGGAGCGACTGACCGATTCAATCTGAGCGCGCTGCTAGCAAACCGGCCTCAACAGCGGGCCAACAGCACCGAGCAGCACGACCCGGGCGTTTGCCAAGGTCAGCGCGTGACCTGCATGTTTGCCATTGTTCACGTCGGTTTTGACTTCGCTGAATCAATGAAATCGATTGAGACGCAACCTATCTAGGTCGTGATTTGAATGCGTTCCCTAGTTCAATTTTGACCAACGGATAGGTTGCTGACCCTCAAGACGGACAGACTTAAAATCCGCCAAGTGTCGGTTCGAGTCCGACTGGGGGCACCGAATAAGTGCAGGTAGAAGCGTCATACGCCGCTGAGTACGGCACGCCGTGGTAGTTCCGTTGTGCAATCGTTGTGCAACCCTGCGAGGGGGATCGTCCACCAGTAGCGCTCCGGCAAACACGGCGCGCACGGAAATCACGGCGAGTTTCGTCACCGCGGTTTGGGAGAATGGCCGGGTGACTGTGGACGAAGACGATTGGCTCCCATTCGGCGTCGAAGACGATGACGAGCAGACAGCGCAATTCCTTGCCCTGCGCGATGACGTACCGCCCTGGCTCAACGAGTCTCTTTGGGTCTGGATCGGTCGTGTCTTTACGGGCCACACCACAGGCGGTAGCCCTGTGTTCCGGGATGCGCTTCTGCGGCAAGCCGAGCGTGTACTTCAGGAACCAATGCCACGGATCGGGCCTTATCAGCGGGATGCGACGGACCGGTTGCGTAAGGCGTACATGGGTAAATCTGCGTCAGCGCCATTAGCTCTGGCTGATTTCCTGCTCACGACACGCGAGGGCGATGGAAACAGGACCTCTTTGGACCAGACCCTCGCCGAGGCCAGATCTGCGTGGCGCGTCGGCGAGCGGCGCGGGAAGCTCGGGTTGGTGCGTCGCCTCCCAAAGGGCGTGGAAGAGGCGGTAAAGCACGCAAGCCAACTGCCCAACGGCGGCAAGCGTTTAGCCGAGGCGTGGAACGCAGCCTTCGGCTTGGCCCCTGACCCGTCACGGGCCTACTCGCTGGCAATCGTTGCCGTAGAGGATGCCGCGATACCGGTCGTCTGCCCAAAGAAGGTCGATGCCGTCCTCGGCGATGCCATCGGGGATTTGGCCGCGAACGAGAAGTGGAAGCTGCCGCACCAGCGTGAACACAACCAGGCTCCGCCACGCGAAGTGCTTGTGTCGATGATGCGCATGCTCAACCGTGGTCAGCACGACCGGCACGGCGGCGCGCCAGTGCCGTTGCCCGACATGACGCAGGCTGAGGCGGAGTCTGCCGTCATGCTGGCCGCCACCCTCGTTGGATGGTTCTCCACGGACAAGGTCACGAAGTCCTAGCCCAGATCTCCCATACGTCACTCGCGGCGGTACGGTGCCGTCACAGTGTCGGCCAGTCGCCCATCTGAGCCCACGGCACCGGTAGACCGATCCGACGGAACCGGCGTGGCTGCCGCGACGTGTCGGTGCCCGCTGCAACGATGGATGCATGTCACCGGTAGACAACGTGTGGGTTGACGGCAGCGAGCGCGGCCTCGCGTACGCATTCGCAGGGGTGGAGAAACACCTACGCGACAACGCCAACGGTTGGGCTAAGCGAGCGCTGCTGTTGCCTCACCTGTCGGCGCGTGGGGAGCAATACCTTCAGAACTACAGCGCCAATAAAAACGTGGGTAGTGCGCGCGGCAAGCGCCCTGAGCGTGGCGGGCCAGTATTAGCGGTCGACCCACCGCTGAAACTGTTGGAACTCGGTCTGAGCCTGGCTGACGGACAACTGCTCGGGGTGGCGACGGTGCACCC
Above is a window of Mycolicibacterium boenickei DNA encoding:
- a CDS encoding tyrosine-type recombinase/integrase, whose protein sequence is MAYVRTLKNGKYQVCWRENARDDYGAPIKGKFVQRTETVDTEKAAERRKVAIEVEIESGGHPSASADRASQPLAHYARMYFDALVGRIDQSTLDGYRELYRVHIKPTFGNRPVCSILPSDVDTWTSGLMAGRSDSTVKQALGVLRRIMRKAVLDKAIDANPTTEVKISTSTKQRADRQPFKHCPLNAGQIAAVADYISAEQRNPVFGLAVTFAGFSGLRAAELQGLEIADLDLNPVNPSVSVSRTKTRRKTKDCQWITSTPKSEKSIRTVPLDGWLAADLREYLTNVHPNAGDPTAVLFPGRLNRHTASTLKRKFSDPLDMLDWDNPIVCDFVYETNFNKALSKLAETGVLPSDLTRARWHDLRHSFAVMSLSGGEHYMQVSKWLGHATFTLTLDTYGDYISSVEGGKAAPLARPVAVTAAKTNVVPIGRKAN